TTCATGATTACCCAGCACATGATATTTTTTCCCGGGATATTTTTCCCAGATGGCCAGCATTTCTTCGGTTTCCTCCTTTTTCCCGCTGGAAAGATCGCCTAACTGGATGATAAAATCCAGGTTTTCATCTTGTGCCTGATCGATAAATTCCTTCAGGCGTTCTTTTTCTCCGTGTACATCTGCAATAATGCCGATTTTTACGGTATTTTGCCCGTACATCTGGATGATTACCCCTAATATTAAGGTACATAAAACAAATCCGGCCTTTTTCATGGTTGCGATTTAAAATCTCCGTCCGAAGCAAGCCATCAGGCCAACTGACGAATAAATTGTTTCGCTGAATGATTCATGGTAATACCATGAATCATTGAAACCTTGAGCACCCTTCACACAAGGTCCTGCAGAAAGATACCATCCGTTTTTGAATCGTATACCCAGTAAAGTATTGAACCACCAACCCATAGAAAAATCATAAAATGTGTCGTTGGATAACCCGATCTGAAAGCCTGCAGAGAAGCTAATAAATGACCTTATATCTTTATCCGAAAAATCAATACGTGCTGTAGTATAGAACGGGAGATATACATAGGACTTTTCAAAATAGGATAGATACTCCACGTGGATACCTGTTCCCATGCCGAAAAAATACCGGTCCTTCAGCATAATTCCATGCGCTGTATTCAAAGAGGCGCCCAATGAAAAATAGTTATTATAGAAATCGTAACCGGGTGATATTCCGGCCTCAACCAATCCGGAATAACGGATCCTGGATGGCCTGTTGGTGAATTCTCCGGAAGAACTGACAGGCTGGTATTGATAGGTCTCTTCCGATCCGTCAGCATACCGGATCTGTTTTATTTCGCTTTTATGCACATTGTATACCGGACCGCTTAACTGGTCGAAATGCTTGAATGCTACCTTGTCATGTGTTGTTTCTACGATCAGTACATTTGACCGGGTACCATTTTTCCAGATGATCAGATCCTGGGCATTCATAGAGGCAAAGGTTCCGAAAATCAATAAGAGTTGAAAAATTCTTTTCATAGTTATTTTGATAAAAATCCGAATAACAAAAGTAAAGAAAATCACCTATTAAATAATTGATGATTGATAATTGAAAATTGATAATTTTAAGCCGCTCATATGGTGAACTAAGCCTAAGATCATGAGCGTCAGCGAGTAATTATGTAAATGAAATATGTGTAAATTTTTATTGGAATCTATATGAATAATACCATAAATTAAAGTCATGTTTAATAAACGTAATCAACTTGGTCAATGCGACTTAAAAACAATAAATAGCACTGAGTACTTAAATGCGATTTAGGATTGGAGTATTATTCTTATTGATAGACAGATACGAAAAAACCGGCAGTGATCTATTGAACAATTCGTTATTCCCGTATATAAACCGATCACTGCCAGTTGGATAAGTTAAAACATTGCTTTTATCTTACATCATATCGTTCAAACCGGAATATGGTAACCAAAAAGATAATACCCATGTAAGCAGACAGGATGGCTAAATATTTCAGGGTATCGGTCAATCGTTCACCAATACTGACATTGCTTTCTTTGTATTTGGGAATTTCCTCATAACTTACCGGTTTCTTGGTGGTGGAAAAATCTTCATAAGGATTATACCAATGCGGGCTATCCTGGTCTTTTGCATCCAGATCCTTGAACCATTGCTGGTATTGTATCTTAAAACTTTGCAGGTGGTCATAGTTTTTCTTCAACCTGCTGTAGCCACCATCCAGTAAGGCTTCTGTCCCGTATTCAAATACAGAAAGAGGGGAGATCCAAGTCCATAGCCGTATTTTTTCCAGTTGTTTGAATTGTTCATTACGGTGTTCGTTCAGGAAATCAGCCTGATTTTTCGCAAAAGCCATCATCATTTCCGCCCTAATTTTGTGCTGGGGGATAAAAGGATTTCCTCCGTTGGATGTCCATTTTCCGTCCGGAAAACTGGCTTCTATCTCTTTTCTTTTCTCTCCTATTTTCGTCCACATCACACTACTCTTTTCGATTGGGTACATATTCATACCGATGGTTTGCGAAAAATTGGGAATAGCAATCATAAATACCAGCCAAAAGGAAATGGAAAGCAACAGACTGACATGGGAATAACGGCATATTACAGAAGTCAGCATGCCTATGGCCACCATACTTCCTGTAAAAAAGATAACAAACAATAAAAACAATCCGATCTCTAGGAAGGTGTCGCCGGTGATGTTCACAGAAGGTGCTATTATCAGGATAGACAAAGCCAGTAATATGCCAATGAAAGCCAATAAAACCAGCATGATATTGATGGCTAAAAATTTACTGATCAGGATATGACTTCTTTTTATCGGATTGGACAGGCAGAGAGCGAGCGTACGTTTTTCCCGCTCACCCGAGATGACATCAAAAGAAAATATTACAGCCAGAAAACTGAACAATACCAATATGATAAATCCCCAGTTGATCCGGTCGGAAGGCAGAATGAAAGGATTACTTTTTGTACTGTTCGAATCGAATCCAATGGTATAAAATGCATTATACAATAAGGTGTTGGGCATATTGAGTTCACCACAATCCGAAATAAAACCGCTA
Above is a window of Bacteroidales bacterium DNA encoding:
- a CDS encoding ABC transporter permease, producing the protein MKNLITHELQQFLYGLRFFIALSVTVLMFIASSLTYINENKEITKKYHELTNYQEHHLREVASNASKVATNQWSYQLPPRNSGFISDCGELNMPNTLLYNAFYTIGFDSNSTKSNPFILPSDRINWGFIILVLFSFLAVIFSFDVISGEREKRTLALCLSNPIKRSHILISKFLAINIMLVLLAFIGILLALSILIIAPSVNITGDTFLEIGLFLLFVIFFTGSMVAIGMLTSVICRYSHVSLLLSISFWLVFMIAIPNFSQTIGMNMYPIEKSSVMWTKIGEKRKEIEASFPDGKWTSNGGNPFIPQHKIRAEMMMAFAKNQADFLNEHRNEQFKQLEKIRLWTWISPLSVFEYGTEALLDGGYSRLKKNYDHLQSFKIQYQQWFKDLDAKDQDSPHWYNPYEDFSTTKKPVSYEEIPKYKESNVSIGERLTDTLKYLAILSAYMGIIFLVTIFRFERYDVR